The Streptomyces sp. P9-A4 genome contains a region encoding:
- a CDS encoding helix-turn-helix transcriptional regulator, translating to MGGDQALAVYQELRIHPDATFDEVADRLELSAEERERCRGELAALGLTEAGEPAGSGAPAVVDPDVALLRLLRRERDRLQERLAATSRTHTALEALAGPFLQAGATPRAEVEVEIVDAPDRVLKSLAELAESVRTAAHFMHTGSVRREEMGGELDRDRRWAERGVRVRAMYSRRAASVPEMAQHLEERAAVGVEIRLSSVVPMNMVLADENFAMLPTDPYEPSSPSILARGPGLVRSYVALYEYCWTAAAPYGQEDPAEKGCDGLSEQQRTALLMLASGIKDEQIARNLGVSLRTVSRLLSEVMQELGAASRFEAGVKAARLGLLDSEGNDRGL from the coding sequence GTGGGTGGCGATCAGGCTCTCGCCGTCTACCAGGAACTCCGCATCCACCCGGATGCCACGTTCGACGAGGTCGCGGACCGTTTGGAGCTTTCCGCCGAGGAGCGGGAGCGCTGCCGGGGCGAACTCGCCGCACTGGGACTGACCGAGGCCGGGGAGCCGGCCGGATCCGGGGCGCCCGCCGTCGTCGATCCCGATGTCGCCCTGCTGCGGCTGCTGCGCCGGGAGCGCGACCGGCTCCAGGAACGCCTTGCCGCGACCAGCCGTACGCACACCGCTCTCGAAGCCCTCGCCGGGCCGTTCCTGCAGGCCGGAGCCACGCCCCGGGCCGAGGTGGAGGTCGAGATCGTCGACGCTCCCGACCGGGTCCTGAAGAGTCTCGCGGAGCTGGCGGAATCCGTCCGGACGGCCGCGCACTTCATGCACACCGGCTCCGTCCGCCGCGAGGAGATGGGCGGTGAGCTGGACCGGGACCGGCGCTGGGCCGAGCGGGGCGTGCGCGTCCGCGCCATGTACAGCCGCCGGGCCGCCTCGGTGCCGGAGATGGCCCAGCACCTGGAGGAGCGCGCCGCGGTGGGCGTGGAGATCCGGCTGTCCTCGGTGGTGCCGATGAACATGGTGCTGGCCGACGAGAACTTCGCGATGCTCCCGACCGACCCGTACGAGCCCTCGTCCCCGTCGATCCTCGCCCGCGGTCCCGGCCTGGTCCGGTCCTATGTGGCGCTGTACGAGTACTGCTGGACGGCGGCGGCCCCGTACGGCCAGGAGGATCCGGCGGAGAAGGGCTGCGACGGGCTGTCGGAGCAGCAGCGGACGGCGCTGCTGATGCTCGCCTCCGGCATCAAGGACGAGCAGATCGCCCGTAATCTCGGGGTCTCGCTGCGGACGGTCAGCCGTCTTCTGTCCGAGGTGATGCAGGAGTTGGGGGCGGCGAGCCGCTTCGAGGCGGGCGTGAAGGCGGCGCGGCTGGGACTGCTGGACAGCGAGGGTAACGATCGCGGGCTGTGA
- a CDS encoding Fur family transcriptional regulator, with the protein MAVVEELTGREAVIQRLRDVGLRVTGPRLEVLTVLAAGGHLDVEAITTTARERLGTLTSQAVYEMLRHFQETGLVSKFDRPGLPAVFEISGPAHQHALCTVCGRVENVSAAAPVPPRGALPEWRVDDAEIVFKGLCPDCRAGAPTA; encoded by the coding sequence ATGGCAGTCGTGGAAGAGCTGACGGGCCGCGAGGCGGTGATCCAGCGCCTGCGTGATGTCGGGCTGCGGGTCACGGGCCCGCGCCTGGAGGTGCTCACGGTGCTCGCCGCCGGCGGCCATCTCGACGTCGAGGCGATCACGACGACCGCCCGGGAGCGGCTCGGCACGCTGACCAGCCAGGCCGTGTACGAGATGCTGCGGCACTTCCAGGAGACGGGCCTGGTCAGCAAGTTCGACCGGCCGGGCCTGCCCGCGGTCTTCGAGATCTCGGGTCCCGCGCACCAGCACGCCCTGTGCACGGTCTGCGGCCGGGTGGAGAACGTGTCGGCGGCCGCGCCGGTGCCGCCCCGCGGCGCTCTGCCGGAGTGGCGGGTGGACGACGCGGAGATCGTCTTCAAGGGGCTGTGCCCCGACTGCCGGGCAGGCGCCCCCACTGCCTGA